A part of Prionailurus viverrinus isolate Anna chromosome E1, UM_Priviv_1.0, whole genome shotgun sequence genomic DNA contains:
- the LOC125151753 gene encoding olfactory receptor 4D1, whose product MEAQNITRVSEFILLGFSQTRDLEKFLFLVFLFVYVTTVVGNLLIMVTVTFDCRLHMPMYFLLRNLAVIDLCYSTVTSPKMLVDFLHEVKTISYQGCMTQIFFFHLLGGGTVFFLSVMAYDRYIAISRPLHYVTIMNTQLCVGLVVAAWLGGFVHSIVQLALMLPLPFCGPNVLDNFYCDIPQVLRLACTDISLLEFLMISNSGMLVLIWFLLLLISYTVILVMLRSHSEQARKKAASTCTTHIIVVSMIFIPCIYIYARPFTPFPMDKAVSISYTVMTPMLNPMIYTLRNQEMQAAMKRLGKRLVICNRE is encoded by the coding sequence ATGGAAGCACAGAATATCACAAGGGTGTCAGAGTTTATCCTCTTAGGATTCTCACAGACCCGGGACCTTGAGAAATTCCTGTTCCTGGTGTTCCTATTTGTCTATGTCACCACCGTTGTGGGAAACCTCCTTATCATGGTCACAGTGACTTTTGACTGCCGGCTCCACATGCCCATGTATTTTCTGCTCCGAAACCTGGCTGTCATAGACCTCTGTTATTCCACTGTCACTTCTCCAAAGATGCTGGTGGACTTCCTTCATGAGGTCAAGACCATCTCCTACCAGGGCTGCATGACTCAGATCTTCTTCTTTCACCTCTTGGGAGGTGGgactgtcttctttctctcagtGATGGCTTATGACCGCTACATAGCCATCTCCCGGCCCCTCCACTATGTCACCATCATGAACACTCAGCTCTGTGTGGGGCTAGTGGTGGCTGCTTGGTTAGGGGGATTTGTTCACTCCATTGTCCAGCTGGCTTTGATGCTCCCCTTGCCTTTTTGTGGTCCCAATGTTCTGGATAACTTCTACTGTGACATCCCACAAGTGCTGAGACTTGCCTGCACTGACATCTCCCTCCTGGAGTTCCTCATGATCTCCAACAGTGGAATGCTGGTCCTCATCTGGTTCCTTCTCCTTCTGATTTCTTACACAGTCATCCTGGTGATGTTGAGGTCCCATTCAGAGCAGGCGAGGAAGAAGGCAGCTTCTACCTGCACCACCCACATCATTGTGGTGTCTATGATCTTCATTCcctgtatctatatctatgcCCGGCCCTTCACCCCCTTCCCCATGGACAAGGCTGTGTCCATCAGCTACACGGTCATGACCCCCatgctcaatcccatgatctaTACTCTGAGGAACCAGGAGATGCAGGCAGCCATGAAGAGATTAGGCAAGCGTCTAGTGATATGTAACAGGGAGTGA